The following is a genomic window from Callospermophilus lateralis isolate mCalLat2 unplaced genomic scaffold, mCalLat2.hap1 Scaffold_101, whole genome shotgun sequence.
AATGtgtatactttttaaatttttaaacagaATTTTAATTTACTTTAATAAGAGTTTAATGTTATGGGGAAagagtaaaaatgaaaaaaaagtgaaacaaaatcACAAATtagtagtagaatgtatttttaaagtcaagattaataaaaatatcaacaaagaaGTATGATGACCATTTTTCTCATATGCTATTGCAATAATTTTCGGTTGCAGATGATCCATCAAAATGAACACTGAGGAAGAAAATAGCCTGAGTCCCCAAATTTGAAGGCAGCCTGGGAGATCTTGACTCTTAAAAAACCTATATAAAATAAGCAACTTTATGTAACAAAATATTTAAGCTAAAATTTTTATTCTGAGTCACTTTCTACTCTAAACTTACATTGTGTCATCTTTTTTCTCCTAAGTGGTTATGAGAAGACAAAGAAAACATAACCAAATCACAGTGTCAGGCAATGAAAACTCACATCAACAATTCTGATTTTCTgtagtatatacacacaatgcaatattacttagcctaaagaaaaatgaaattatggcatttgccagtaaatggatggaactggagactaacatgttaagtgaaataagccaatcccctaaaaccaaaggctgaatgttctctctgatataggaacgctaacacacaacaagcaggggagggaagaataatagttcattggattagacaaaggggaatgaagggaagggagagtggataggaataggaaagtatATTCCAGATACATTTAACACAaatgaatgaatcagacataactttcctgtgttcatatatgaatacacaacagtaaaactccacatcatgtacaaccacaagaatggtatcctaattagaaaaagttatactccatatatgtatatcaaaatatactctactgtcatgtatatctaaagagAACAAAAAAAATCCCATTTCACTTAGTATTCTATGAAATTCCATTTCCAAACTCTAAGCACATCTTTAGACACTCAGAGGAGATATATTAGAAATCACTTTGCTTGTTCTGGATGAATATATTATTGAAATTCCCAAATTCTTCAACAACAAGCCATTTTAATTAATGTATTTTGATTGGATTGAGAAAACCAATGTTGGTGATTTGGAAGTAGCAAAATGGTACAGGTATTGTTTTGTGGTGATTTTTAACTTCATGgagttatttctttgaaaaaatcattttacagTTGAAAGGATTATTTCTATTATATTATTCCTCCATTACTTAATGTTCCATTTGGATGTCTCATAGTATTAACAATGTAACTTATGTGAGAAATCATCTATGTCAAATTCATAATTCATCTAGGCCAAGGGACTTTTCCTTTgtaaattctgtattttaaattaacaaacttgaaaatacattatttattttttctgattaTTTTCCTATTGTTCTTTAATGGCTATAAAGTCACTTGTAACAAGAAGACAGTTAAATGTAAATAATGAAGAATAAGAACTGAAGGAAAAAAGATATGATATAATTAACAATAGTGCTTTATTTATTTCAATATAGCCAGAAGAGATGATTTTGAACATTTTATCACAATGAAATGATGTATGTTTAAGGTGGTAGATATGCTAATTACCCTGGCTTGATTATTACACAATATATACACAAATGAAAACATTCAATTGTACCCCATAAATTTGTACAAGTATTacatgttaattttaaaaattaaaagagacaTGAGAAGGCATATTCATATAGATAAAAGCACAGTATGCAGAACATAAAGTCTGAAGAGTTGTTATTACTAAGATTTAAAGTTTTTCTTTGAGGGTGAggcgtgtagcttagtggtagagggcttgcctagaatACAAAGGGCCCTAACTtctgcaaaaacaaaaaacaagctccagtgtcaaaattatttttgagttttctagCAGACCCAGTTACAAAGGAATTTGGAAGTAAAATAATTCAATTTTGATAATATGTATTTTAGATTTGATAATATTTTTGTATGAGGGACGATACTTTAGGTAAACATTAACTCTGTTTTTCCAACAGGTTTTTTAAATAAGTgaactctctctttctctaagtACTTAGATAagtgaaataataattttataattctAAAAGAACCATAGAAAGAATTTAAATTTGATGTTATTCAAGAAACAAAGTGCCATTTCCACATATATTTGATTTCAATACAACTTAAAATCTGAACATTCCATAAAAATCACTTTGGAATTGTTTAGAAAAAAGTAAGGTAAAACATGAAAATTCTGGGGTGGTGGATGCAGTTCACAGTACTCACAATTTCAGGCACAAGTTGTCGCTCTTTGCTTGAAAGAAAGATTCCTCTCATGGATTGGTCTGGTAAGGCATTCCTCCTAAAAAAccactccatcatgttggatgcTACTATGAAAGGATCCTTCGAAACTTCTCAAAAATTCAGCGAGATTTTAAACCTGAATTGAAGTATCTGATACAGTAAGTGTAAGAAAATCTTATTTTGGAAGCCAACTTCGTATGCAATGTTAGGTTTTCAGCGAAGGAGTTTGGGTACTCTGCGACTACTGATCTCGTTTCTGCTTCTGGCAGCCTGGGAGGCAGGGAGTGGCCAGCTCCACTATTCCATCCCGCAAGAGGCTAAACATGGCACCTTTGTGGGCCGCATGGCTCAGGACCTAGGGTTGGAACTGGAAGAGCTGGTGCCCCGTTTGTTCCGGGTGGAGGCCAAGGGCCGCAGGGTCCTTCTGGAGGTAAATCTGCACAATGGCATTTTGTTTGTGAATTCTCAGATCGACCGGGAGGAGCTGTGCGGGCGGAGCGCGGAGTGTAGCATCCACCTGGAGGTGATCGTGGACAGACCGCTGCAGGTTTTCCATGTGGAGGTGGAGGTGAAGGACATTAATGACAACCCGCCAACGTTCTCTCTCAGAGAACAAAGCCTGCTGATTTTTGAATCTAAGCAGCCAGACTCGCGATTTCCGCTAGAGGGAGCTTCTGATGCGGATATAGGCGAGAATGCTCTACTGACCTACAGACTAAGTCAAAATGAGTATTTTGCTTTAGAATCACCACCGAATAGTAAGCCGACTAAAAGACTGTCGCTTATATTAAAGAAGTCACTGGACAGAGAGAAAACTCTGAAGCTTAATTTGCTACTGACTGCCACAGATGGAGGGAAACCAGAACTCACAGGCACCCTTCAGCTCTTGGTCTCTATCTTGGATGTTAATGACAATGATCTGGAGTTTGATCAATTAGAATACAAGGTGAGAATGATGGAAAACATTGCTAAAGAAACTCTTTTGATAAAGTTAAACGCCACCGATTGAGAGGAAGGAGTAAACGGGGAAGTAACATACTTCTTAATGTCAATTAAGCCCAATGGAAAACTCTTATTTACACTAGATGAAAATAATGGAGAAGTGAGGGTCAATGGAACTTTACATTATGAAGAAAATAAGTTTTATGAAATTGAAGTGCAGGCCACAGATAAGGGGAATCCCCCGATGGCAGGTCACTGTACAGTCTGGGTAGAAATTGTAGACACTAATGATAACGCTACTGAAATTACTGTGACTTCTCCGTCCCTCCCAGTACGTGAGGACACTCGGCCAACCACAGTCATTGCGTTGATAAGCGTATCCAACAGCGACCCCGGTGTCAACGGCCAGGTGACCTGCTCTCCGACGCCGGATGTTCCCTTCAAGATTGTGTCCACCTTCAAAAACTATTATTCACTGGTGTTGGACAGTGATCTGGACCGAGAAAAAGTGTCAGCATATAATTTGGTCGTGACTGCACGAGACGGGGGCTCGCCTTCGCTGTGGACCACAGCTACTGTGTCGGTGGAGGTGGCCGACGTGAAGGACAATGCACCTGCGTTCCCACAGTCTGAATACACCATATTCGTGAAGGAGAACAATCTGCCAGGCTCCCACAACTTCACGGTATCCGCTGGAGACGTGGACTCCTGTAGGTGGCAAGGTGAACGTGAATGAGCTGGTATCAAGGTCAGTGGGTGCCGGCCACGTGGTGGGTAAGGTGCGTGCAGTGGGTGCAGATTCCGGGTACAATGCGTGGCTCTCCTACCAGCTATTGCCAGCTGCAGGTGGCGCT
Proteins encoded in this region:
- the LOC143639937 gene encoding LOW QUALITY PROTEIN: protocadherin alpha-11-like (The sequence of the model RefSeq protein was modified relative to this genomic sequence to represent the inferred CDS: deleted 1 base in 1 codon; substituted 1 base at 1 genomic stop codon); the encoded protein is MLGFQRRSLGTLRLLISFLLLAAWEAGSGQLHYSIPQEAKHGTFVGRMAQDLGLELEELVPRLFRVEAKGRRVLLEVNLHNGILFVNSQIDREELCGRSAECSIHLEVIVDRPLQVFHVEVEVKDINDNPPTFSLREQSLLIFESKQPDSRFPLEGASDADIGENALLTYRLSQNEYFALESPPNSKPTKRLSLILKKSLDREKTLKLNLLLTATDGGKPELTGTLQLLVSILDVNDNDLEFDQLEYKVRMMENIAKETLLIKLNATDXEEGVNGEVTYFLMSIKPNGKLLFTLDENNGEVRVNGTLHYEENKFYEIEVQATDKGNPPMAGHCTVWVEIVDTNDNATEITVTSPSLPVREDTRPTTVIALISVSNSDPGVNGQVTCSPTPDVPFKIVSTFKNYYSLVLDSDLDREKVSAYNLVVTARDGGSPSLWTTATVSVEVADVKDNAPAFPQSEYTIFVKENNLPGSHNFTVSAGDVDSCRCKVNVNELVSRSVGAGHVVGKVRAVGADSGYNAWLSYQLLPAAGGARSPFRVGLYTGEISATRALDETDAPRQRLLVLDHGEPVLMATARVLLSLVESGQAPKAASPMFASSAGQAEALVDVNVYLIIAICAVSSLLVLTLLLYTALRCSAGPTESACGPGKPTLVCSSAVGSWSYSQQRRQRVCSGEDPPKTDLMAFSPSLPPGLDREDEKGRQEAGSNNPIQSGGLIPAIAALAFTPGIQGRGNRSASWAP